A genomic region of Candidatus Eisenbacteria bacterium contains the following coding sequences:
- a CDS encoding N-6 DNA methylase — MLKKKLIHASLQSFGQAVTAKMTQLTHGEPEDQLRAPFEQFMTEAARAMGRKVVCTGETPIPDRIGRPDYAVHLNGLLAGYVELKAPGVGANHSRFKGHNLDQWKRFSAIPNILYTDGNEWALYRSGQRVGKILRLTGDVATEGEKAASAKDADMVEPLLHDFLSWEPIIPTDRKGKVDLQRFAALIAPLCRMLRDDVTDALRDPASSLIELAKDWRDLLFPDASDNQFADAYAQTVTFALLLGRSEGADPLTLNSAETALAAQHSLLSRALQVLTDTRIRTEMSASLDLLLRVIAVVPHASLAGPKDPWLYFYEDFLAIYDPKLRKDAGAYYTPVEVVLAQVRLIADLLVNRFGKRYGFADPSVLTLDPATGTGTYLLGVIEHALNLIEIEEGAGAVAGRATQLATNLYGFELMVGPYAVTDLRISRALRDRGADLPEEGTHIYLTDTLESPNATPPRLPAFLQPIAEQHAKALKVKSKVPIIVCLGNPPYDRHQAVDIGGEDNLSRCGGWVRFSDPLRDVKKKDDKGKVRKLKTAKARLAERENRSILRSFIEPAVDAGHGVHIKNLYNLYVYFWRWALWKVFEHETAQGPGIVSYISASSYLDGDAFCGMREHMRRLCDEIWILDLGGEGRGTRKSENVFAIQTPVAIAVAVRSKKVKKSKPAKVHYAPIEGTRGTKLATLAAIGDFDSVKWQDCPDDWQAPFRPAGKGIYFTWPLLTDLMPWQHSGVQLKRTWPIGPDMETLNHRWRELLSATDRSKALRETGDRVVDGTYRVNLTGIDDSTPISKLPHDAPMPGLQRYAYRSFDRQYVIADGRLMSRPRPDLWRAHSERQVYLTSLFSQALGCGPALTSSALIPDMDHFRGSYGAKAAVPLYRSPNTSEANILPGFLELLGKAYKRKQLTPEEFLAYVYGIMAQPGFTARYANELETRELRVPITKDVSLFEKVYEIGARLLWLHTYGERFVPKGKRSGQVPHGKAKCVKAVSYKPEHYPDSFHYNGKTRMLHVGYGVFAPVATDVFGFEVSGLKVVQSWLKYRMKKGAGKKSSPLDDVRPERWTSNFTTELLELLWVLEETISGYPEQERLLHAVTDGECFRADELPAVDEKMRKPSRLKEQSGNLFDEEDDG, encoded by the coding sequence ATGTTAAAAAAGAAGTTGATCCACGCTTCCCTCCAGAGTTTTGGACAGGCTGTTACGGCCAAGATGACGCAACTCACTCACGGGGAGCCGGAGGACCAGCTGCGTGCGCCATTCGAGCAATTCATGACTGAAGCTGCTCGGGCTATGGGAAGGAAGGTCGTTTGTACAGGCGAAACCCCCATTCCAGATCGTATTGGCCGGCCGGATTACGCTGTCCATCTAAATGGTCTGCTGGCTGGATACGTCGAACTCAAGGCTCCTGGCGTTGGAGCGAACCACTCGCGATTCAAGGGACACAACCTTGATCAATGGAAGCGTTTCTCGGCGATCCCCAACATTCTCTACACGGATGGGAACGAATGGGCACTGTATCGCAGTGGTCAGCGCGTGGGGAAGATTCTTCGGCTCACCGGGGATGTTGCGACTGAAGGGGAAAAGGCCGCATCCGCTAAAGATGCTGATATGGTCGAGCCTCTCTTGCATGATTTTCTCTCCTGGGAGCCAATAATCCCTACTGATCGAAAGGGCAAAGTCGACCTTCAAAGGTTCGCTGCCTTGATTGCCCCACTGTGCCGGATGCTACGCGATGACGTGACAGATGCACTCAGAGATCCTGCTTCGTCACTTATCGAACTCGCCAAGGATTGGCGGGACCTTCTTTTCCCGGACGCCTCGGATAACCAATTTGCTGATGCGTATGCCCAAACCGTTACATTCGCCCTGTTGCTTGGCCGCAGCGAGGGTGCCGACCCGCTTACCCTCAATAGCGCAGAAACCGCCCTGGCTGCGCAGCACAGCCTACTTTCTCGCGCGCTACAAGTTTTGACGGATACGCGCATACGGACTGAAATGTCCGCATCCCTGGATCTGCTCCTTCGGGTAATTGCGGTTGTCCCTCACGCCTCGCTTGCTGGCCCCAAAGACCCCTGGCTATATTTCTACGAGGATTTTCTCGCTATCTATGATCCCAAACTTCGTAAGGATGCCGGTGCCTATTATACACCCGTAGAGGTCGTCCTCGCCCAGGTCCGACTGATTGCCGATCTGCTCGTCAACCGTTTCGGCAAACGATACGGTTTCGCTGACCCAAGCGTGCTCACACTGGACCCCGCTACCGGAACCGGGACGTATCTCCTTGGCGTCATCGAACACGCCCTTAACCTGATCGAGATCGAAGAAGGCGCCGGGGCTGTCGCGGGCCGGGCCACTCAGCTTGCCACCAATCTCTATGGCTTCGAATTGATGGTCGGACCTTATGCTGTGACGGACCTCCGCATCAGTCGAGCCCTTCGCGACCGCGGCGCGGACCTCCCCGAGGAAGGTACGCATATCTATTTGACTGACACGCTGGAAAGTCCTAACGCGACACCTCCCCGGCTCCCAGCGTTCTTGCAACCTATTGCTGAGCAGCATGCAAAGGCATTGAAGGTCAAGAGCAAGGTTCCTATCATCGTCTGCCTAGGTAACCCGCCCTATGATCGCCATCAGGCTGTTGATATAGGCGGCGAGGATAATCTTTCTCGATGTGGCGGCTGGGTCCGATTTAGTGACCCGCTTCGTGACGTTAAGAAAAAGGATGATAAAGGGAAAGTTAGAAAGCTGAAGACCGCGAAGGCAAGGTTAGCAGAGAGAGAAAATCGGTCTATTCTTAGGAGCTTTATCGAACCTGCTGTTGACGCAGGGCATGGTGTTCACATCAAGAATCTCTATAACCTTTATGTTTATTTCTGGCGTTGGGCTCTTTGGAAGGTCTTCGAACACGAGACTGCCCAAGGCCCTGGTATCGTTAGCTACATCAGCGCATCGAGCTATCTGGACGGAGACGCTTTCTGCGGAATGCGAGAGCACATGCGCCGCCTATGTGACGAGATCTGGATTCTGGACCTAGGCGGCGAGGGTCGTGGCACACGCAAGAGCGAGAATGTATTTGCCATTCAGACACCAGTGGCCATCGCAGTGGCCGTCCGTTCGAAAAAGGTAAAGAAAAGCAAGCCTGCTAAAGTCCACTATGCTCCCATCGAAGGCACCCGCGGCACAAAGCTCGCTACACTAGCCGCAATCGGCGATTTCGATTCAGTCAAATGGCAGGACTGTCCCGACGACTGGCAGGCTCCATTTCGTCCAGCTGGCAAGGGCATCTACTTTACTTGGCCGCTGCTGACCGACCTCATGCCGTGGCAGCACTCGGGTGTACAATTAAAGCGAACTTGGCCCATCGGACCTGATATGGAAACCTTGAATCACCGTTGGCGGGAACTGTTATCGGCCACTGATCGATCAAAGGCACTTCGAGAAACAGGTGATCGTGTAGTAGATGGCACCTATCGCGTCAATTTAACAGGCATAGATGATTCGACACCGATTTCAAAGTTACCTCACGATGCTCCCATGCCTGGCCTACAAAGATACGCCTACCGTTCCTTTGATCGACAATATGTCATCGCTGATGGGCGCTTGATGTCACGTCCGCGCCCAGACCTCTGGCGCGCGCACAGCGAACGCCAGGTCTATCTGACTAGCCTATTTTCGCAAGCCCTTGGTTGCGGCCCGGCCCTCACTTCTTCCGCGCTCATTCCCGACATGGACCACTTCCGTGGCTCATACGGCGCAAAGGCGGCAGTCCCTCTTTACCGCAGCCCCAACACCTCGGAAGCAAATATTCTGCCTGGTTTTCTCGAACTTCTTGGAAAGGCATACAAACGCAAGCAGTTAACGCCGGAGGAATTCCTGGCCTACGTTTACGGTATTATGGCGCAACCAGGCTTCACCGCGCGATATGCGAATGAGCTGGAGACGCGCGAGCTTCGCGTTCCAATCACGAAGGATGTGAGTCTGTTCGAGAAGGTCTACGAGATTGGCGCTAGGCTTCTTTGGCTACATACCTATGGCGAGCGATTCGTACCAAAGGGTAAGCGAAGCGGGCAGGTCCCGCACGGCAAAGCGAAATGTGTGAAGGCAGTTTCTTACAAACCTGAGCACTATCCTGATTCTTTTCATTACAACGGCAAGACGAGAATGCTTCATGTCGGCTACGGGGTGTTTGCCCCTGTTGCTACCGATGTTTTCGGATTCGAGGTTTCCGGACTAAAGGTTGTACAATCTTGGCTGAAGTACCGCATGAAGAAAGGGGCCGGGAAAAAATCTTCTCCGCTTGACGACGTCCGTCCGGAGCGGTGGACAAGCAATTTTACCACCGAGCTCCTCGAACTGCTCTGGGTGCTGGAAGAAACAATTAGTGGCTATCCCGAACAGGAGCGACTCTTGCATGCCGTGACCGACGGAGAATGCTTCCGGGCCGATGAACTGCCAGCAGTTGACGAGAAGATGCGCAAGCCTTCGCGGTTAAAAGAACAGAGTGGCAATCTGTTTGATGAAGAAGATGACGGCTAG